A window of Streptomyces marispadix contains these coding sequences:
- a CDS encoding HAD-IIA family hydrolase — MAERKPIESWLTDMDGVLMHEGVPVPGADAFIKRLKESGRPFLVLTNNSIYTPRDLHARLGRIGLDVPTENIWTSALATAQFLDDQRPGGTAYAIGEAGLTTALHDIGYVLSDSEPDYVVLGETRTYSFEALTKAIRLINDGARFIATNPDETGPSAEGALPATGSVAALITKATGREPYFVGKPNPLMMRAGLNAIGAHSETSAMIGDRMDTDVRAGMEAGLETFLVLTGLTKPDEVDLFPYRASSVVDSIADLVERI; from the coding sequence GTGGCAGAGCGAAAGCCGATCGAGTCGTGGCTCACCGACATGGACGGTGTGCTGATGCACGAGGGCGTCCCGGTTCCCGGGGCGGATGCCTTCATCAAGCGCCTGAAGGAGTCCGGACGCCCCTTCCTCGTCCTGACGAACAACTCGATCTACACGCCGCGCGATCTCCACGCCCGCTTGGGACGCATCGGTCTGGACGTGCCCACGGAGAACATCTGGACGTCGGCGCTGGCCACCGCGCAGTTCCTCGACGACCAGCGTCCCGGCGGCACGGCGTACGCCATCGGCGAGGCCGGTCTGACGACGGCGCTGCACGACATCGGGTATGTGCTCTCCGACTCCGAGCCGGACTATGTGGTGCTGGGCGAGACCCGTACGTACAGCTTCGAGGCGCTGACGAAGGCGATCCGGCTGATCAACGACGGAGCGCGCTTCATCGCCACCAACCCCGACGAGACAGGGCCCTCGGCGGAGGGCGCGCTTCCGGCCACGGGCTCGGTCGCGGCGCTGATCACCAAGGCGACCGGCAGGGAACCGTACTTCGTCGGCAAGCCCAATCCGCTGATGATGCGGGCCGGATTGAACGCGATAGGTGCGCACTCGGAGACGTCGGCGATGATCGGCGACCGGATGGACACGGACGTACGGGCCGGCATGGAGGCCGGTCTGGAGACGTTCCTGGTGCTGACGGGGCTTACCAAGCCGGACGAGGTCGATCTCTTCCCGTACCGGGCCTCCAGCGTCGTCGACTCCATCGCGGATCTCGTCGAACGCATCTGA
- a CDS encoding Gfo/Idh/MocA family protein translates to MDRMEEAAPPPLRVGLIGYGLAGSVFHAPLINATPGLTLDTVVTRHPERRAQVHAELGRDMRTLATTDELFARAESLDLVVVASPNRTHVDLARSALEAGLPVVVDKPLAGTAAEAQQLASLAAERGLMLSAFHNRRWDNDFRTVRALIADGALGDRVHRFESRYERWRPELKGGWRESADPAEIGGLLYDLGSHLVDQALTLFGPATAVYAETDVRRDGAQADDDAFIALTHADGVRSHLWMSAVAAQLGPRFRVLGNEAAYVKDGLDPQEAALREGARPTPGKRWGVEPEIAWGTIGDLDARRPVPTLDGAYPAYYEGIVTALREGAPPPVTAHEAVAVIRVLEAARTSALECRVVTTNLA, encoded by the coding sequence ATGGACCGTATGGAAGAAGCTGCCCCTCCTCCGCTCCGCGTCGGCCTCATCGGATACGGCCTCGCCGGCTCCGTCTTCCACGCGCCGCTCATCAACGCCACCCCCGGCCTGACGCTCGACACCGTCGTCACCAGACACCCGGAGCGGCGCGCCCAGGTCCACGCGGAGCTCGGCCGCGACATGCGCACCCTCGCCACCACCGACGAACTCTTCGCCCGCGCCGAGTCGTTGGACCTCGTGGTCGTCGCGTCCCCCAACCGCACCCATGTCGACCTCGCACGCAGCGCACTCGAAGCCGGACTCCCCGTCGTCGTCGACAAACCCCTCGCAGGCACCGCCGCCGAGGCACAGCAGCTCGCGTCCCTCGCGGCCGAACGAGGGCTGATGCTCTCCGCGTTCCACAACCGCCGCTGGGACAACGACTTCCGTACGGTCCGCGCCCTCATCGCCGACGGCGCCCTCGGCGACCGCGTCCATCGCTTCGAGTCCCGCTACGAACGCTGGCGGCCCGAACTCAAGGGCGGCTGGCGCGAATCCGCCGACCCCGCCGAAATCGGCGGCCTCCTCTACGACTTGGGCAGCCACCTCGTGGACCAGGCGCTCACCCTCTTCGGTCCCGCCACCGCCGTCTACGCGGAGACCGACGTACGCCGCGACGGCGCACAGGCCGACGACGACGCGTTCATCGCCCTCACCCATGCCGACGGCGTCCGCTCCCACCTGTGGATGAGCGCAGTCGCCGCCCAACTCGGGCCCCGTTTCCGGGTGCTGGGCAACGAAGCGGCTTATGTGAAGGACGGACTCGACCCACAGGAGGCCGCCCTGCGCGAAGGCGCCCGGCCGACGCCCGGCAAGCGGTGGGGAGTCGAACCCGAGATCGCCTGGGGCACCATCGGCGACCTCGACGCCCGCCGCCCGGTCCCCACCCTCGACGGCGCCTACCCCGCGTACTACGAGGGCATCGTCACCGCCCTCCGCGAAGGCGCGCCGCCACCGGTCACCGCGCACGAGGCCGTGGCCGTCATCCGCGTCCTGGAGGCGGCCCGCACTTCCGCCCTCGAATGCCGCGTAGTGACGACGAACCTCGCCTGA
- a CDS encoding fumarylacetoacetate hydrolase family protein yields the protein MKLLRVGPLGAERPALLDGTGVLRDLSGVVADVDGALLSDDVALSRVRAAASEPGGLPVLEAEGLRIGAPLAGIGKVVCIGLNYHDHARETGGAIPEEPIVFMKAPDTVVGPYDSVLVPRGSEKTDWEVELAVVIGRTARYLGSDEEALAAVAGYAVSNDVSERAFQLERGGQWDKGKNCETFNPLGPWLVTADEAGDPQALGLRLWVNGELRQDGTTAEQIFPVAEVVRYLSQFMTLRPGDVVNTGTPAGVAMGFAEPKPYLRAGDVMELEIDGLGRQRQELRDA from the coding sequence GTGAAGTTGCTGCGCGTCGGACCGTTGGGGGCGGAACGCCCGGCTCTGCTGGACGGGACGGGGGTTCTGCGGGATCTGTCGGGTGTCGTGGCGGATGTCGACGGTGCGCTGCTCTCGGATGACGTGGCGCTGTCCCGGGTGCGGGCCGCCGCCTCCGAGCCCGGTGGTCTTCCTGTGCTGGAGGCGGAGGGGCTTCGTATCGGTGCGCCCTTGGCCGGGATCGGCAAGGTGGTCTGCATCGGGCTGAACTACCACGATCACGCGCGGGAGACGGGCGGGGCGATTCCGGAGGAGCCGATCGTCTTCATGAAGGCCCCGGACACGGTGGTCGGTCCGTATGACTCGGTTCTGGTGCCCAGGGGCAGTGAGAAGACGGACTGGGAAGTGGAGTTGGCCGTGGTGATCGGCCGTACGGCGCGCTATCTCGGGTCGGACGAGGAGGCGCTTGCGGCGGTCGCCGGTTATGCGGTGTCGAACGATGTCTCCGAGCGTGCCTTTCAGTTGGAGCGTGGCGGCCAGTGGGACAAGGGGAAGAACTGCGAGACGTTCAATCCGCTGGGCCCGTGGCTGGTGACGGCGGACGAGGCGGGTGATCCTCAGGCGCTGGGGCTGCGGCTGTGGGTGAACGGCGAGCTGCGTCAGGACGGCACGACGGCCGAGCAGATCTTTCCGGTGGCCGAAGTGGTGCGTTATCTCAGCCAGTTCATGACGCTGCGTCCGGGGGACGTGGTCAATACGGGTACGCCTGCGGGTGTGGCGATGGGGTTCGCGGAGCCGAAGCCGTATCTGCGTGCGGGTGATGTGATGGAGCTGGAGATCGACGGACTGGGGCGGCAGCGGCAGGAGTTGCGCGACGCGTAG
- the rdgB gene encoding RdgB/HAM1 family non-canonical purine NTP pyrophosphatase, whose product MSSSARLSHPRLVLATRNAHKVTELQAILTDAGIEPELVGADAYPDIPDVKETGVTFAENALLKAHTLAQATGVPAVADDSGLCVDVLGGAPGIFSARWAGRHGDDKANLDLLLAQLADIDAAHRGAHFACAAALALPDGTERVTEGRLRGTLRHAPSGTGGFGYDPILQPDGDTRTCAELSPEEKNAISHRGLAFRALAAEIRELLG is encoded by the coding sequence ATGAGCAGCAGCGCCCGACTTAGCCACCCACGCCTGGTCCTCGCCACCCGCAACGCACACAAGGTCACCGAACTCCAGGCCATCCTCACCGACGCCGGCATAGAGCCCGAACTCGTCGGCGCCGACGCCTACCCCGACATCCCCGACGTCAAGGAGACCGGCGTCACCTTCGCCGAGAACGCACTCCTCAAAGCCCACACCCTCGCCCAAGCCACCGGCGTACCCGCCGTCGCCGACGACTCCGGCCTGTGCGTAGACGTACTCGGCGGCGCCCCCGGCATCTTCTCCGCACGCTGGGCCGGCCGCCACGGCGACGACAAGGCCAACCTCGACCTCCTGCTCGCCCAGCTCGCCGACATCGACGCCGCCCACCGCGGCGCCCACTTCGCCTGCGCCGCCGCGCTCGCACTCCCCGACGGCACCGAACGCGTCACCGAGGGCCGCCTCCGCGGCACCCTCCGGCACGCCCCCTCCGGCACCGGCGGCTTCGGCTACGACCCGATCCTCCAGCCGGACGGCGACACACGTACCTGCGCGGAACTGTCACCGGAGGAGAAGAACGCGATCAGCCACCGGGGGCTGGCCTTCCGCGCGCTGGCGGCGGAGATCCGGGAGTTGCTGGGCTGA
- a CDS encoding HNH endonuclease signature motif containing protein gives MRGKYTREQLAAPVADASNWTDLMRALGLRVSGGRRRTLQRAVAEYGLDTGHFTPRSPWAKYSDEQIARAVASSTTLREVVGKLGARPSTGTLSHIRRRVAAAGLDVSHFPGLNRSEAIGPELPFSDDELTKAARSVRSLRALARALGVPDDGRSRAALRRMLREAGADVSHFTHARVALPEGDLRQAVERSVSYAGVLRELGLPVTEANRMKVRRRAHRLDLDDGHFRRPAKREPQPVSTGRAASDVLRVRPDGLPRVRHERLRRALDDAGVPYVCVRCANSGSWQGERLTLQIDHINGDWRDNRRENLRYLCPNCHAVTGTWCGRNRGRRRRRAVRSAGPERQ, from the coding sequence ATGCGGGGGAAGTACACGCGCGAGCAGCTCGCGGCGCCGGTCGCGGACGCCTCGAACTGGACGGACCTGATGCGCGCCCTCGGCTTGCGCGTGAGCGGAGGGCGCCGTCGTACGTTGCAGCGAGCCGTGGCCGAGTACGGCCTGGACACAGGGCACTTCACGCCTCGCAGCCCCTGGGCCAAGTATTCCGACGAGCAGATCGCACGGGCCGTGGCCTCCTCCACGACGCTCCGCGAAGTCGTCGGGAAGCTGGGCGCCAGGCCCTCCACCGGGACCCTGTCGCACATCCGGCGCCGCGTCGCGGCAGCGGGCCTGGACGTGAGCCACTTCCCAGGACTGAACCGGAGCGAGGCGATCGGCCCCGAACTGCCCTTCTCGGACGATGAGTTGACGAAGGCGGCCCGATCGGTGCGGAGTCTGCGCGCCCTCGCCCGGGCTCTCGGCGTGCCGGACGACGGCCGCTCCCGTGCCGCGCTGCGGCGGATGCTCCGCGAGGCCGGAGCCGACGTCTCGCACTTCACTCACGCACGCGTCGCCCTCCCGGAGGGCGATCTCCGGCAGGCCGTGGAGCGGAGCGTCTCCTACGCCGGTGTCCTGCGGGAGCTGGGCCTTCCCGTCACCGAGGCGAACCGTATGAAGGTGCGGAGACGGGCGCATCGGCTCGACCTGGACGACGGGCACTTCCGTCGTCCCGCGAAGCGGGAGCCGCAGCCGGTCTCCACGGGGCGGGCCGCCTCGGACGTGCTCCGCGTCCGCCCGGACGGCCTGCCGCGCGTCAGGCACGAGCGGCTGCGCAGAGCGCTCGACGATGCGGGGGTGCCGTATGTCTGTGTCCGCTGCGCCAACTCCGGGTCCTGGCAGGGCGAGCGGCTTACTTTGCAGATCGACCACATCAACGGCGACTGGCGGGACAACCGGCGGGAGAATCTGCGCTATCTGTGCCCGAACTGCCATGCGGTGACCGGCACCTGGTGCGGGCGGAACCGCGGTCGGCGGCGGAGACGGGCAGTGCGATCGGCCGGTCCCGAGCGGCAGTAG
- a CDS encoding MFS transporter, translated as MPGSNSDMGEPHARDPEAVKRHPTLFRAIRRRLNPAWRRSDITVTDEESVKRAVKAASLGNAMEWFDFGIYSYLAVTIGDVFYSGLDGGARTLASLGTFAVTFIVRPLGGVFFGPLGDRIGRKQVLAATMLLMATATFCVGLIPGYGTIGVWAPVLLIFFRLLQGFSTGGEYGGASTFIAEYAPDKKRGFFGSFLEFGTLAGYSGAASIAAVLQYTLSDGDLISWGWRIPFLIGGPLGLVGIYLRLKLDETPAFQRMAREGREHAGLPEPGTETGPKTGAGPVPRGAGPVPGQAGAGAEPGGGPRAGAGPREEDADRPAQPVQPVRPQPHLSENGPKQEFSKIFKEQWAVLLLCIALVGAYNVTDYMLLSYMPTYLTDTLHYEPGHGTFILVGTMLLMMCVINRVGRLNDRHGRRPLLMTGMLGFVVLTVPAFLLLKQGSLPAVVCGMLMLGFSLVCLLGTMSAALPALFPTDVRYGSLSIGYNIAASAFGGTTPLVMDGLVALTDDDLMPAYYTTLFAVVGVVSVLVMKETAQQPLKGSPPSVATEQEAKELARQSQGASPPAF; from the coding sequence ATGCCGGGCAGCAACAGCGACATGGGCGAGCCCCACGCCCGTGATCCGGAAGCCGTCAAACGCCACCCCACGCTCTTCAGGGCCATCAGGCGCCGGCTGAACCCCGCATGGCGCCGCAGCGACATCACCGTCACCGACGAGGAGTCCGTCAAGCGCGCGGTGAAGGCCGCCTCGCTCGGAAACGCCATGGAGTGGTTCGACTTCGGCATCTACTCCTATCTGGCCGTCACCATCGGCGACGTCTTCTACTCCGGCCTCGACGGCGGCGCCCGCACCCTCGCCTCCCTCGGCACGTTCGCCGTGACCTTCATCGTCCGGCCCCTCGGCGGAGTCTTCTTCGGACCGCTCGGCGACCGCATCGGCCGCAAACAGGTCCTCGCCGCGACGATGCTGCTGATGGCCACCGCGACGTTCTGCGTCGGCCTCATCCCCGGCTACGGCACCATCGGCGTCTGGGCGCCTGTGCTGCTGATCTTCTTCCGGCTGCTACAGGGCTTCTCCACCGGCGGCGAGTACGGCGGCGCCTCGACCTTCATCGCCGAGTACGCACCCGACAAGAAGCGCGGATTCTTCGGCAGCTTCCTGGAGTTCGGCACGCTGGCGGGCTACTCCGGCGCCGCCTCCATCGCCGCGGTGCTCCAGTACACCCTCAGCGACGGCGACCTGATCTCCTGGGGATGGCGCATCCCCTTCCTGATCGGCGGCCCGCTCGGCCTCGTCGGGATCTATCTCCGGCTCAAGCTCGACGAGACGCCCGCATTCCAGCGGATGGCGCGCGAGGGGCGGGAGCATGCGGGGCTTCCGGAGCCCGGGACGGAGACGGGCCCGAAGACGGGGGCGGGTCCGGTGCCGCGGGGGGCAGGTCCGGTGCCGGGGCAGGCCGGTGCCGGTGCCGAGCCCGGCGGCGGCCCCCGGGCCGGTGCTGGGCCGCGGGAAGAGGACGCCGACCGCCCCGCACAGCCCGTCCAGCCCGTACGCCCCCAGCCCCACCTCTCCGAGAACGGCCCCAAGCAGGAGTTCTCGAAGATCTTCAAGGAGCAGTGGGCGGTGCTGCTGCTGTGCATCGCCCTCGTCGGCGCGTACAACGTGACCGACTACATGCTGCTGTCGTACATGCCGACCTACCTCACCGACACCCTCCACTACGAGCCCGGCCACGGCACCTTCATCCTCGTCGGCACCATGCTGCTGATGATGTGCGTCATCAACCGGGTCGGACGGCTCAACGACCGCCACGGACGCAGGCCGCTGCTGATGACCGGCATGCTGGGCTTCGTCGTGCTCACCGTCCCCGCCTTCCTGCTGCTGAAGCAGGGCAGCCTCCCCGCCGTCGTCTGCGGCATGCTGATGCTCGGCTTCTCGCTGGTCTGCCTGCTGGGCACGATGTCCGCCGCGCTGCCCGCGCTCTTCCCCACCGACGTGCGCTACGGATCGCTCTCCATCGGCTACAACATCGCCGCCTCCGCCTTCGGCGGCACCACACCCCTGGTGATGGACGGCCTGGTCGCCCTCACCGACGACGACTTGATGCCCGCCTACTACACGACGCTGTTCGCAGTCGTCGGCGTCGTATCCGTACTGGTCATGAAGGAGACGGCACAGCAGCCGCTGAAGGGCTCGCCGCCGTCGGTGGCCACGGAGCAGGAGGCGAAGGAACTGGCCCGCCAGTCCCAGGGCGCCAGCCCGCCCGCGTTCTGA
- the bcp gene encoding thioredoxin-dependent thiol peroxidase — translation MSERLKPGDTAPDFELPDADGKQISLADRRGRKVIVYFYPAALTPGCTKQACDFTDNLDLLAGAGYDVIGVSPDKPEKLAKFREKENLGVTLVADPSKETMQAYGAFGEKKLYGKTVTGVIRSTVIVDADGKVERALYNVKATGHVAKLIKDLELEA, via the coding sequence ATGAGTGAGCGACTGAAGCCCGGCGACACCGCCCCCGACTTCGAACTGCCGGACGCCGACGGCAAGCAGATCTCGCTCGCCGACCGCCGTGGCCGCAAGGTCATCGTCTACTTCTACCCCGCCGCGCTGACCCCCGGCTGCACAAAGCAGGCCTGCGACTTCACCGACAACCTCGACCTGCTCGCGGGCGCCGGCTACGACGTCATCGGCGTCTCCCCCGACAAGCCCGAGAAGCTCGCCAAGTTCCGCGAGAAGGAGAACCTGGGCGTCACGCTCGTCGCCGACCCGTCGAAGGAGACCATGCAGGCCTACGGCGCCTTCGGCGAGAAGAAGCTCTACGGGAAGACCGTCACCGGAGTCATCCGCTCCACCGTGATCGTCGACGCCGACGGCAAGGTGGAACGCGCGCTGTACAACGTCAAGGCCACCGGACACGTCGCCAAGCTGATCAAGGACCTCGAACTGGAGGCGTAG
- a CDS encoding DUF3618 domain-containing protein yields MPEARTPADIEADIISRRRELAATLDEIAVRVHPSTIAGDAKAKAFAAVDRTAGRAYVAANRAVADVRAKFVDEDGSPRLDRVIPVALVAVAVVGGLFALSARRRGR; encoded by the coding sequence GTGCCGGAAGCCAGGACTCCCGCGGACATCGAGGCGGACATCATCAGCAGGCGGCGTGAACTCGCGGCGACGCTCGATGAGATCGCTGTGCGCGTGCACCCGAGCACGATCGCGGGCGACGCGAAGGCGAAGGCGTTCGCGGCGGTCGACCGCACCGCGGGCCGTGCGTATGTGGCGGCGAACCGTGCGGTCGCGGACGTACGGGCGAAGTTCGTCGACGAGGACGGCTCGCCCCGCCTGGATCGGGTGATTCCGGTGGCTTTGGTCGCGGTGGCCGTCGTGGGCGGGCTGTTCGCGCTGTCGGCACGGCGGCGCGGGCGCTGA
- a CDS encoding GroES family chaperonin, giving the protein MARHDKLPIRMLHDRVLVRTDIEEGERRSSGGIVIPATAAVGRRLAWAEVVAVGQNVRTVEPGDRVLFDPEDRAEVEVRGVAYVLMRERDLHAVASERLQGSEDSTGLYL; this is encoded by the coding sequence ATGGCGCGCCACGACAAGCTGCCGATCCGGATGCTGCACGACAGGGTGCTGGTCCGTACGGACATCGAGGAGGGCGAGCGGCGTTCCTCGGGCGGGATCGTGATTCCCGCGACTGCTGCCGTGGGGCGGCGGCTGGCGTGGGCCGAGGTCGTGGCGGTCGGGCAGAACGTACGGACGGTCGAGCCGGGTGACCGGGTGCTCTTCGATCCGGAGGACCGGGCGGAGGTCGAGGTCCGGGGCGTGGCGTATGTGCTGATGCGGGAGCGGGATCTGCATGCGGTGGCCTCGGAGCGGCTTCAGGGGTCCGAGGATTCGACGGGGCTGTATCTGTAG
- a CDS encoding transglycosylase domain-containing protein, translating into MSDEPKATGSTGDGRTGLRRLVPTWRWMLGGTMLLIVLGCGLLVAGYLLVSIPPANKAAAAQTNVFLYSDGSQIARDGEVNRENIDLARVPKSVQEAVLAAEDREFYQESAVDPKAMLRAGWNMVTGGGKQSGSTITQQYVKNYYLNQDQTLSRKAKEFFIALKLDNEVSKSDILEGYLNTSYFGRNAYGIQAAAQAYYSKDVSDLSTAEGAYLAALVNSPNAYDTEAHPENRRRAVARWHYVLDGMVKKGWISRGERDSMEFPKPGRAKPATGMSGQRGYLVEAVKNYLISNEIIDERRLAAGGFRITTTLDPKRQKAMREAVEDRLMSKLDKKERKVDKYVRAGGTSVDPKTGKIVAMYGGIDYTRQYVNNATRRDYQVGSTFKPFIFASALQNDARTQDGRSINADTVYDGTNKREVISDGQGTDYAPENEDKKSYGQIPVTKAMNKSVNSVFAQMGVDVGPKKVKQTAVDLGLPEKTPNMPEDGSIALGVATASTTDMAEAYATLANHGKRGHYSLVDKATHGGEVIELPDRDVTEKVERSAADSTTAVLRKVVQGGTGTAAQSAGRPAAGKTGTAEEDKAAWFAGYTPELATVVSVMGQNSETGEQKSLYGAAGLERVNGGGFPAEIWGDYTKAALEGEPVRDFDLETGGDAEIPGTTPPDSGEPSAPPTGGDPSTTGPPTDGPTTPPTDPGTPTLPPTDPPTDPGTPPTGGLEGGNTDGQVGGDDGGETGGPGGDQGWQGGNTTGRPASAARMSELPEDDRA; encoded by the coding sequence ATGAGCGACGAGCCGAAAGCGACGGGCAGTACGGGGGACGGCAGGACCGGACTCCGCCGGCTGGTCCCCACCTGGCGCTGGATGCTGGGCGGAACGATGCTTCTCATCGTCCTCGGCTGCGGACTGCTCGTGGCCGGCTACCTCCTCGTCAGCATCCCCCCGGCGAACAAGGCCGCCGCCGCCCAGACCAACGTCTTCCTCTACTCCGACGGCTCCCAGATCGCCCGCGACGGCGAGGTCAACAGGGAGAACATCGACCTCGCCCGCGTCCCCAAGAGCGTCCAGGAGGCCGTACTCGCCGCCGAGGACCGCGAGTTCTACCAGGAGTCGGCCGTCGACCCCAAGGCCATGCTCCGCGCCGGATGGAACATGGTCACCGGCGGGGGCAAACAGTCCGGCTCGACGATCACGCAGCAGTACGTCAAGAACTACTACCTGAACCAGGACCAGACCCTCTCCCGTAAGGCCAAGGAGTTCTTCATCGCCCTCAAGCTGGACAACGAGGTCAGCAAGAGCGACATCCTCGAGGGCTACCTCAACACCAGCTACTTCGGGCGCAACGCCTACGGCATCCAGGCCGCCGCACAGGCCTACTACAGCAAGGACGTCTCCGACCTCAGCACCGCCGAGGGCGCCTACCTCGCCGCGCTCGTCAACTCGCCCAACGCCTACGACACCGAGGCACACCCCGAGAACCGCCGCAGGGCCGTCGCCCGCTGGCACTACGTGCTCGACGGCATGGTCAAGAAGGGCTGGATCAGCAGGGGCGAGCGCGACTCGATGGAATTCCCCAAGCCCGGCCGCGCCAAGCCCGCCACCGGAATGTCCGGCCAGCGCGGCTACCTCGTCGAAGCGGTGAAGAACTACCTGATCAGCAACGAGATCATCGACGAGCGGCGGCTCGCGGCCGGCGGCTTCCGCATCACCACCACACTCGACCCCAAGCGGCAGAAGGCCATGCGCGAAGCGGTCGAGGACCGGCTCATGTCCAAGCTCGACAAGAAGGAACGCAAGGTCGACAAGTACGTGCGCGCGGGCGGCACTTCGGTCGACCCCAAGACCGGGAAGATCGTCGCCATGTACGGCGGCATCGACTACACCCGGCAATACGTCAACAACGCCACCCGCCGCGACTACCAGGTCGGCTCCACCTTCAAGCCGTTCATCTTCGCCTCCGCCCTGCAGAACGACGCCAGGACGCAGGACGGCCGCAGCATCAACGCCGACACCGTCTACGACGGCACCAACAAGCGCGAAGTGATCAGTGACGGCCAAGGCACCGACTACGCCCCCGAGAACGAGGACAAGAAGTCCTACGGGCAGATCCCCGTCACCAAGGCCATGAACAAGTCCGTCAACTCCGTCTTCGCACAGATGGGAGTCGACGTGGGCCCGAAGAAGGTCAAGCAGACCGCCGTCGACCTCGGCCTCCCCGAGAAGACCCCCAACATGCCCGAGGACGGCTCCATCGCACTCGGCGTCGCCACCGCCTCCACCACCGACATGGCCGAGGCGTACGCCACCCTCGCCAACCACGGCAAGCGCGGCCACTACAGCCTCGTCGACAAGGCCACACACGGCGGCGAAGTCATAGAACTGCCCGACCGCGACGTCACCGAGAAGGTCGAGCGCAGCGCCGCGGACTCCACAACGGCCGTACTGCGCAAGGTCGTTCAGGGCGGCACCGGCACGGCGGCACAGAGCGCCGGAAGGCCCGCGGCAGGCAAGACCGGCACCGCCGAGGAAGACAAGGCCGCCTGGTTCGCGGGCTACACACCCGAACTCGCCACCGTCGTAAGCGTGATGGGCCAGAACTCCGAGACCGGAGAGCAGAAGTCCCTCTACGGGGCCGCCGGTCTGGAACGGGTCAACGGCGGCGGCTTCCCCGCCGAGATCTGGGGCGACTACACCAAGGCAGCACTCGAAGGCGAACCCGTACGCGACTTCGACCTCGAAACCGGCGGCGACGCCGAGATCCCCGGCACCACCCCGCCCGACAGCGGCGAACCCAGCGCACCCCCGACCGGCGGCGACCCCAGCACCACCGGACCGCCCACCGACGGCCCGACCACACCGCCCACCGACCCCGGCACGCCCACACTCCCGCCGACGGACCCGCCCACCGACCCGGGCACACCCCCGACCGGCGGCCTCGAAGGCGGCAACACGGACGGGCAGGTCGGCGGCGACGACGGCGGCGAGACCGGCGGCCCAGGCGGCGACCAGGGCTGGCAGGGCGGCAACACGACGGGCCGCCCGGCCTCGGCGGCACGCATGTCGGAGCTGCCGGAGGACGACAGGGCCTGA
- a CDS encoding ABC transporter permease: MRLSGVYFAVAAGGFRRYSTYRVATAAGVFTNTVFGFILAYTFTALWSERPHLGGYDESQALTFVWTGQALLAAAALIGGGFQEELQERIRTGDVAVDLYRPADLQLWWLSADLGRACFHLLGRGVAPIAVAAFFFELALPASPLTWAAFLVSVVLAVVTGFALRYLFALSAFWLLDGTGLNMLSTLLSMFFSGMLLPLTVFPGAFGEVVRLLPWAATMQVPADVLLGEYEGAGVLGAFGFQAAWAAVLLAAGRALQSLATRKVVVQGG; this comes from the coding sequence ATGCGCCTCAGCGGCGTCTATTTCGCGGTGGCGGCGGGCGGATTCCGTCGTTACTCCACGTATCGGGTCGCGACGGCCGCCGGAGTCTTCACCAACACCGTCTTCGGCTTCATTCTCGCGTACACCTTCACGGCGCTGTGGAGCGAACGTCCGCATCTCGGCGGCTACGACGAGTCACAGGCGCTGACGTTCGTATGGACGGGACAGGCGCTGCTCGCGGCGGCGGCGCTGATCGGCGGCGGCTTCCAGGAGGAGCTTCAGGAGCGCATACGCACCGGGGACGTCGCCGTCGATCTCTACCGGCCGGCCGATCTTCAACTGTGGTGGCTGTCGGCTGATCTCGGCCGTGCCTGCTTCCATCTGCTGGGCCGCGGTGTCGCTCCGATCGCCGTGGCCGCCTTCTTCTTCGAACTGGCCCTCCCGGCTTCGCCGTTGACCTGGGCGGCCTTCCTGGTCTCGGTGGTGCTGGCCGTCGTCACGGGCTTCGCGCTGCGCTATCTGTTCGCGCTGAGCGCGTTCTGGCTGCTGGACGGCACGGGGCTGAACATGCTGAGCACCCTGCTGAGCATGTTCTTCTCGGGGATGCTGCTGCCGCTGACGGTCTTCCCCGGCGCCTTCGGCGAGGTCGTACGGCTGCTGCCGTGGGCGGCGACGATGCAGGTGCCGGCGGATGTGCTGCTGGGCGAGTACGAGGGGGCGGGGGTGCTGGGGGCGTTCGGCTTCCAGGCGGCGTGGGCGGCGGTGCTGCTGGCGGCGGGCAGGGCGCTTCAGTCGCTGGCCACGCGGAAGGTGGTGGTCCAGGGTGGCTGA